One region of Phragmites australis chromosome 18, lpPhrAust1.1, whole genome shotgun sequence genomic DNA includes:
- the LOC133899083 gene encoding phytolongin Phyl1.1-like, translated as MEGIPTPAQPGQVVPRPSIPLITARSRLVFHLASHPPPTTPLPLPLKIPIRGTTAASCPAALVAEPFLAVLDPWSCRRSAGGVAAGCRAICCCVRCGFRGQTGASIVVVLIIELNWGKLLSATRVDPETLMNPRRSKSVKLLSARANKPLEVDIVEEDPRMSSSADNTVYCCIAKGRKVIYCYNSKDGDPQMDATAALCLENAPSYHRHYIHTIGSRSFGYLMADGHTFFAIIDPSVGNAGVLQFLERVREVFRNANRNGFHTSLVPAVQRLVASLEKMPRAAFVLEESAERGGSSESSSCTSSKVPLLGKSGSRKEKKSKDKAVSVGCDDEHHGTRGMRIDMPTEEVSGMSLERSSSQSRLRRQQPSRLLWMRHVKIIVVVDVIICLVLFAAWLAICKGFQCVSG; from the exons ATGGAAGGAATCCCCACCCCAGCCCAGCCAGGCCAAGTCGTCCCAAGACCTTCCATTCCATTAATAACAGCACGCTCTCGCCTCGTCTTCCACCTCGCTTCGCATCCCCCTCCCACTActccccttcctctccctctcaaaATCCCCATCCGAGGCACGACTGCAGCTTCCTGCCCCGCAGCCCTCGTCGCCGAGCCGTTTCTTGCAG TTCTTGATCCGTGGTCCTGCCGTCGTTCCGCCGGAGGAGTCGCCGCCGGTTGCCGTGCGATTTGCTGCTGCGTCAGATGTGGATTCCGTGGACAGACAGGGGCCTCGATTGTTGTGGTATTGATTATTGAATTGAATTGGGGCAAGTTGTTGTCGGCAACAAGGGTTGATCCGGAGACTTTGATGAATCCTCGCCGATCCAAGTCAGTCAAGCTCCTATCAGCGCGCGCCAACAAGCCCCTTGAGGTCGATATCGTCGAGGAGGACCCACGGATGAGCTCGTCGGCCGACAACACCGTCTACTGCTGCATTGCCAAGGGGAGGAAGGTCATCTACTGCTACAATAGCAAGGATGGTGATCCGCAGATGGATGCCACGGCCGCGCTCTGCCTCGAGAACGCGCCTTCGTACCACCGGCATTACATCCACACCATTGGATCGAGGAGCTTCGGCTACTTGATGGCTGATGGGCACACCTTCTTCGCCATCATTGACCCGAGCGTCGGGAATGCGGGTGTCCTCCAGTTCCTGGAGCGTGTGCGGGAGGTGTTCAGGAATGCGAACAGGAATGGCTTCCATACCTCTCTGGTACCGGCTGTCCAGAGGCTGGTGGCTTCACTAGAAAAGATGCCGCGTGCGGCGTTTGTCCTTGAGGAAAGTGCGGAGAGAGGAGGGTCGAGTGAGAGCTCCAGCTGCACGTCGTCGAAGGTGCCTTTGCTAGGGAAAAGCGGGagcaggaaggagaagaagtcCAAGGATAAGGCGGTGTCGGTGGGGTGTGACGATGAACACCATGGAACTAGGGGGATGAGGATAGATATGCCAACGGAAGAGGTCAGTGGCATGTCGTTGGAGCGGAGTTCAAGCCAATCCAGGCTGCGACGGCAGCAGCCATCGCGGTTGCTGTGGATGCGCCATGTGAAGATCATCGTCGTCGTAGACGTCATCATCTGTCTGGTGTTGTTTGCTGCTTGGCTCGCCATCTGCAAGGGTTTCCAGTGCGTTTCTGGGTGA
- the LOC133898749 gene encoding glycosyltransferase BC10-like, whose protein sequence is MWGESKQMLKSRGGMGGGIPGGVGDEESDYFPPTPRKDWSTGLLKLVTATVIFMGGVVLGLSVSGSVARYYYNSHAELFFPATTYGCDRDRDCGLGLAFKAFVHPPHLAHSMSDEELFWRASLVPKAEEFPFQRVPKVAFLFMTRGPLPFAPLWDKFFRGHQGLYSVYVHTVPDYKLNVSKSSAFYGRQIPSEEVSWGSITLVDAEKRLLANALLDFSNERFVLLSESCIPVFNFPTVYEYLINSPHSFVESYNIDTQQCAGRYNRRMAPHILPDQWRKGSEWFELNRELAVQIVADYKYYSIFRKHCRPSCYPDEHYIPTYLHLFHGSLNANRTITWVDWSRGGPHPARYGAASISEEFIQAIRNNGTRCTYNSKNTSVCYLFARKFAPSALGPLMNLTSTVLDF, encoded by the exons ATGTGGGGGGAGTCCAAGCAGATGCTCAAGTCCCGCGGCGGCATGGGCGGGGGCATCCCCGGCGGGGTGGGGGACGAGGAGTCTGACTACTTCCCCCCAACGCCGCGCAAGGACTGGTCCACGGGCCTCCTCAAGCTCGTCACCGCCACGGTCATCTTCATGGGCGGCGTCGTCCTCGGCCTCTCCGTCAGCGGCAGCGTCGCCCGCTACTACTACAACTCCCACGCCGAGCTCTTCTTCCCGGCCACCACCTACGGCTGCGACCGCGACCGCGACTGCGGCCTCGGGCTCGCCTTCAAGGCCTTCGTCCACCCGCCGCACCTCGCGCACTCCATGTCCGACGAGGAGCTCTTCTGGCGGGCGTCCCTCGTGCCCAAGGCGGAGGAGTTCCCCTTCCAGCGCGTGCCCAAGGTCGCCTTCCTCTTCATGACCCGCGGCCCTCTCCCGTTCGCGCCGCTCTGGGACAAGTTCTTCCGCGGGCACCAGGGGCTCTACTCCGTCTACGTCCACACCGTGCCGGACTACAAGCTCAACGTCTCCAAGAGCTCTGCATTCTACGGCCGACAGATCCCCAGCGAG GAAGTGTCTTGGGGGTCGATAACCCTTGTGGATGCTGAGAAGCGCCTACTGGCCAATGCCTTGTTGGATTTCTCAAATGAGCGCTTTGTCCTGCTCTCAGAGAGCTGCATTCCTGTGTTCAACTTTCCAACCGTCTATGAGTACCTCATTAACTCTCCACATAGTTTCGTTGAGTCCTACAACATCGACACCCAGCAATGTGCCGGCCGGTACAACCGTCGCATGGCTCCCCACATCCTCCCAGATCAATGGAGAAAAGGGTCGGAGTGGTTTGAGCTTAACCGTGAATTGGCTGTGCAGATAGTAGCAGACTACAAATACTACTCAATCTTTAGAAAGCATTGCAGGCCATCTTGTTATCCAGACGAGCATTACATACCGACTTATCTTCATTTGTTCCATGGGTCCCTAAACGCCAACAGGACTATCACATGGGTTGATTGGTCAAGAGGAGGCCCACATCCAGCTAGATATGGTGCTGCTAGCATTTCAGAAGAGTTCATCCAGGCCATCAGAAATAATGGTACGCGATGCACTTACAACTCCAAGAACACTTCTGTCTGCTACCTCTTCGCGAGGAAGTTTGCTCCTAGTGCTTTGGGACCGTTGATGAACCTCACTTCAACTGTGTTGGACTTTTGA
- the LOC133899324 gene encoding U-box domain-containing protein 4-like, with translation MENFSPTTLLNSISHLGVLASDGSTARPKPIQKYCQNVYDISSIMNALLEDLCKSPEEQLNEVLRELDTAINEASRLIGNWHQATSKIYFGWQIESVISDIQGCSLQLCQLVNSLLPSLTGHACTCIEKLQDVNYEHMFDLVKEVAMELAETSAASPENLLKLSSSLSLSTNMELYMEAVSLENLRTRALRSENREELGLAEQMIPLVNYIHERLIRETQLLSINGVPIPADFCCPLSLELMSDPVIVASGQTYERVYIKLWLDEGFTICPKTRQRLGHSNLIPNYTVKALIANWCESHDIKLPDPMKSLKLNFPSAASSHQDLSAAGGSPLHPSVVSRANIPGSPEADVYLRNLNGASPPHSAVQQHPHAHANRSGHEVSTSQSSEHANGSAPDVSRLSLASSEARESSLEGRRAGLIGQTSEQSTEEAFQSSSLDRDLQDNVAGSSVNGSLPNSGQLDGECDNGVTRVPSDRTNYSSDASGEVTDGGAPVASSVPQITGHLIPSRLGDGRIRGQFVRRQASDRGFPRIISSSSMDARNDLSAIEGQVRKLIEDLKSDSIDVQRSAASELRLLAKHNMENRIVIANCGSVNLLVGLLHSPDGKTQEHAVTALLNLSINDNNKIAIASANAVDPLIHVLETGNPEAKENSAATLFSLSVIEENKVRIGRSGAIKPLVDLLGNGTPRGKKDAATALFNLSILHENKARIVQADAVRHLVELMDPAAGMVDKAVAVLANLATIPEGRTAIGQARGIPSLVEVVELGSARGKENAAAALYQLCTNSNRFCSIVLQEGAVPPLVALSQSGTPRAREKAQALLSYFRSQRHGNSARR, from the exons ATGGAAAATTTCTCCCCAACGACTCTGCTCAATAGTATCTCCCACCTTGGTGTCTTAGCATCTGATGGCTCTACCGCGAGACCCAAGCCTATTCAGAAGTATTGCCAAAATGTATACGATATCTCGAGCATTATGAATGCCCTTTTAGAAGATCTGTGCAAGTCTCCCGAAGAGCAACTGAATGAGGTCTTAAGGGAGCTTGACACTGCTATCAATGAAGCTTCAAGGCTTATTGGAAACTGGCACCAGGCAACCAgcaaaatatatttt GGTTGGCAAATTGAGTCAGTAATCTCTGatattcagggatgttcccttCAGTTGTGCCAGCTGGTTAATTCTCTGTTACCTTCTCTGACTGGCCATGCCTGCACTTGTATTGAG AAACTCCAGGACGTAAATTATGAGCACATGTTTGATTTGGTGAAGGAGGTTGCTATGGAGCTTGCGGAGACAAGTGCAGCAAGTCCTGAGAATCTGTTGAAACTATCGAGTTCATTGAGTCTGTCAACAAACATGGAATTGTACATGGAAGCTGTTTCCCTTGAGAATCTTAGAACAAGGGCACTACGAAGTGAGAACCGTGAAGAACTGGGTCTAGCTGAGCAGATGATTCCATTGGTCAACTATATTCATGAGCGCCTTATCAGGGAAACTCAATTGCTTAGCATCAACGGGGTGCCTATTCCTGCTGATTTTTGCTGTCCGCTTTCCTTGGAGCTGATGTCTGATCCAGTTATTGTAGCATCTGGTCAGACCTATGAGCGGGTTTATATCAAGTTGTGGCTTGATGAGGGTTTTACTATCTGCCCGAAGACACGCCAAAGACTTGGTCACTCCAATTTGATTCCTAATTATACTGTGAAAGCTTTGATAGCTAACTGGTGTGAATCGCATGACATTAAACTTCCTGATCCTATGAAATCCTTGAAGTTGAACTTTCCTTCAGCTGCCTCCTCCCATCAGGATTTGAGTGCTGCAGGTGGCAGTCCTCTACATCCTAGTGTCGTCTCTAGGGCTAATATTCCTGGATCCCCAGAAGCAGACGTGTATTTGAGAAACTTGAACGGGGCATCTCCTCCCCATAGTGCGGTACAACAGCACCCTCATGCGCATGCCAACCGTTCTGGTCATGAGGTCTCGACAAGTCAATCTTCGGAACATGCAAATGGTTCTGCACCAGATGTTTCAAGGTTATCTCTTGCAAGTTCTGAAGCAAGAGAGTCTAGTTTGGAAGGAAGACGTGCAGGTTTGATTGGACAAACTTCAGAACAGTCTACAGAGGAAGCATTTCAATCTTCTAGTTTGGACAGGGATCTGCAGGACAACGTGGCTGGTTCTTCAGTGAATGGTAGTCTTCCAAATAGTGGTCAACTTGATGGGGAATGTGACAATGGGGTGACAAGAGTTCCAAGCGATAGGACAAATTACAGTAGCGATGCATCTGGAGAGGTTACAGATGGTGGTGCGCCTGTAGCCTCTTCTGTTCCTCAAATTACAGGACATTTAATCCCTTCAAGACTGGGCGATGGCCGCATTAGAGGCCAGTTTGTTAGGCGGCAAGCATCCGATAGGGGTTTCCCCAGAATAATATCTTCCTCGTCGATGGATGCACGGAACGATCTTTCTGCCATTGAGGGTCAGGTTCGCAAGCTGATTGAAGATTTGAAAAGCGATTCTATAGATGTTCAGAGATCAGCAGCGTCAGAGCTTCGCCTTTTAGCTAAGCACAACATGGAGAACAGGATTGTCATTGCAAACTGTGGGTCTGTAAACTTGCTGGTTGGTCTTCTTCATTCACCAGATGGCAAAACCCAAGAACATGCTGTCACAGCTCTTCTGAATTTGTCAATCAACGACAACAATAAAATTGCAATTGCAAGTGCTAATGCTGTTGATCCTCTCATTCACGTCCTTGAGACAGGGAACCCTGAAGCTAAAGAGAATTCAGCAGCTACTTTATTCAGTCTCTCAGTTATTGAAGAAAATAAAGTGAGGATTGGACGATCTGGGGCCATCAAGCCTCTTGTAGACTTACTAGGAAACGGTACCCCTCGAGGAAAGAAAGATGCGGCCACTGCATTGTTTAACTTGTCCATACTTCATGAGAACAAGGCTCGCATTGTGCAAGCCGATGCTGTGAGGCACCTAGTTGAGCTTATGGATCCTGCTGCTGGAATGGTCGACAAAGCTGTGGCTGTGTTGGCAAATCTTGCTACTATACCGGAAGGGAGGACTGCGATTGGGCAGGCACGTGGTATTCCATCCCTTGTTGAAGTTGTTGAATTGGGCTCTGCAAGAGGGAAGGAGAATGCTGCTGCTGCATTGTATCAGCTCTGTACAAACAGCAACAGATTTTGCAGCATAGTTCTTCAAGAGGGTGCTGTGCCCCCTTTAGTCGCCCTCTCACAGTCAGGAACACCGCGGGCAAGAGAAAAG GCGCAAGCTCTTCTTAGCTACTTCCGCAGCCAAAGACATGGGAATTCAGCAAGGAGATGA
- the LOC133899323 gene encoding phospholipase SGR2-like, whose translation MASPDETWARGGAGDAPSGASTPGASTSYAAAPDAGAEGASPDSLQNTPSNIARLEDAIENCAARRKYLARTKSPSDGEDVRWYFCKLPLTDKVLSSSVPRTEIVGKGDYFRFSMRDSLALEASFLEREEELLAYWWREYAECSEGPRGSLVKGDDSDSGDLYKVEEERVGVPVKGGLYEVDLKRRHCFPVYWNGENRRVLRGHWFARKGGLDWIPLREDVSEQLELAYNCQVWHRRKFQPSGLFAARVDLQGSTPDLHALFTGEDDTWEACLVFDTGPRLGSNTIKLRRGFSFSESGKPSQDELRQQKEEEMDDYCSQVPVGHLVFMVHGIGQRLEKANLVDDVVNFHRVTTNLAERYLTPYQRSTQRVLFIPCQWRKSLKLSGERTVEKITLDGVKGLRVALGATVHDVLYYMSPIYCQHIIDSVSNQLNRLYMKFLKRNPGYSGKVSLYGHSLGSVLSYDILCHQESLSAPFPTEYLNMEVTPNESQIVKSPNVASVHVSGAKEHDTSSTVQRSCADNVNGVVDENSTKTDPSHTDNNHLSCVLENTPENDAALASPIAVDEEQSEEVSTSAVSTEDADGSSISKSAEKVHDEVLDKDKLIYSLEEEVKRLKARLIQLEQQNDLVSENIGGFECHEGNDANHTQHMSLVISMGQGSTIQSYTPQIRYTKLNFKVDTFFAVGSPLGVFLSLRNVRIGIGGGKDYWQDKNIIEEMPCCRQMFNIFHPFDPVAYRVEPLVCEDYMNKRPVIVPYHRGGKRIHVGVQEFAEDVSARSQAITRQLKSLKVKAVAAFLALSRNDTEEDSEGTNEKGRSYGSMMMERLTGSPEGRIDHVLQAKTFQHPYLSALGSHTNYWRDHDTALFILKHLYRDIPEEAPADETERRPISLFYVRDPIAEDTPLTFSDSSLVKEFSRKVRTYSRKMESDANCEAS comes from the exons ATGGCGAGCCCCGACGAGACCTGGGCGCGGGGCGGCGCGGGGGACGCGCCGTCGGGCGCCTCCACGCCCGGGGCGTCGACGAGCTACGCGGCGGCCCCGGACGCGGGTGCGGAGGGCGCGTCGCCGGACTCGCTGCAGAACACGCCGTCCAACATCGCGCGGCTGGAGGACGCGATAGAGAACTGCGCGGCGCGCCGCAAGTACCTCGCACGCACCAAGAGCCCCTCCGACGGCGAGGACGTCCGCTGGTACTTCTGCAAGCTCCCCCTCACCGACAAag TGCTATCTTCGTCGGTACCACGGACAGAAATAGTGGGGAAAGGAGACTATTTCCGGTTCAGCATGAGGGACTCTCTAGCACTGGAGGCATCTTTCTTGGAG AGGGAGGAAGAGCTGCTTGCATACTGGTGGAGGGAGTATGCTGAATGCAGCGAAGGACCAAGAGGATCCTTGGTAAAAGGTGATGATTCAGACTCAGGAGATCTGTataaggtggaggaggagcgggttGGGGTACCTGTGAAAGGTGGACTTTATGAG GTTGATTTGAAGCGACGTCATTGCTTCCCTGTCTACTGGAATGGGGAGAACAGGCGTGTCTTGAGAGGCCACTGGTTTGCACGCAAAGGTGGTCTTGATTGGATCCCCTTGCGTGAGGATGTTTCCGAACAACTTGAGTTAGCATATAATTGTCAG GTCTGGCATCGTCGCAAATTTCAACCTTCAGGCCTATTTGCAGCACGGGTTGATCTCCAAGGAAGTACACCG GACTTGCATGCTCTTTTTACTGGAGAGGATGATACTTGGGAAGCTTGTCTTGTCTTTGATACAGGTCCTAGGCTAGGTAGCAACACAATCAAATTAAGGCGTgggttttctttttctgaatctGGGAAGCCTTCACAG GATGAGCTGCGGCAGCAGAAAGAAGAGGAAATGGATGATTACTGCTCTCAG GTTCCAGTTGGTCATCTGGTATTCATGGTTCATGGCATCGGACAGAGATTGGAGAAAGCTAATCTTGTTGACGATGTTGTCAATTTCCACCGAGTAACTACCAACCTAGCTGAAAGATACTTAACTCCTTATCAACGAAGTACCCAGAGGGTTCTATTTATTCCTTGTCAG TGGAGGAAGAGCTTGAAGCTCAGTGGTGAACGTACTGTTGAGAAAATAACTTTGGATGGTGTTAAAGGTCTTCGTGTAGCGTTAGGCGCCACAGTTCATGATGTTCTATATTATATGAGTCCTATCTACTGTCAGCATATAATTGACTCG GTCTCAAACCAGTTGAACAGGTTGTACATGAAGTTTTTGAAGAGAAATCCTGGTTATAGTGGAAAG GTTTCATTGTATGGCCACTCATTAGGAAGTGTTCTATCTTACGATATACTTTGTCATCAAGAGTCCCTTTCAGCCCCATTTCCAACAGAGTATCTGAACATGGAAGTTACGCCTAACGAAAGTCAAATAGTAAAATCACCCAATGTAGCTTCTGTACATGTGTCGGGCGCAAAAGAGCATGATACTTCTTCAACTGTACAGCGATCTTGTGCTGATAATGTAAATGGTGTTGTTGACGAGAACAGCACCAAAACTGATCCTTCACATACAGACAACAATCACCTGTCATGTGTGCTTGAGAATACTCCAGAGAATGATGCTGCGCTTGCATCACCTATTGCAGTGGATGAAGAACAAAGTGAAGAAGTGTCTACATCAGCTGTAAGCACAGAAGATGCTGATGGGTCTAGCATTTCAAAATCTGCTGAGAAAGTCCACGATGAGGTCCTTGACAAAGACAAACTGATCTATTCATTAGAAGAAGAG GTGAAACGTCTTAAGGCTAGACTAATACAACTTGAACAACAGAATGATTTAGTGTCTGAAAACATCGGTGGTTTTGAGTGTCATGAAG GTAATGATGCCAATCATACACAACACATGTCATTAGTCATTTCAATGGGGCAAGGCAGCACAATTCAGTCCTACACACCACAAATTAGATACACTAAACTAAATTTTAAG GTTGACACATTCTTTGCTGTTGGATCTCCCTTGGGAGTCTTTCTGTCCCTCCGGAATGTTCGTATTGGTATTG GCGGGGGGAAGGATTATTGGCAAGACAAGaacataattgaagagatgccATGCTGCCGGCAGATGTTCAACATTTTCCATCCTTTTGATCCTGTAGCATACAG AGTTGAACCACTTGTatgtgaagattatatgaacaAGCGCCCTGTCATTGTACCCTACCATAGAGGCGGAAAGAGGATACATGTAGGAGTGCAG GAGTTCGCAGAAGATGTTTCTGCACGTTCTCAAGCCATTACCCGTCAATTGAAGTCATTGAAG GTTAAAGCAGTAGCTGCTTTTCTAGCACTGAGCAGAAATGACACAGAAG AGGATAGTGAGGGTACTAATGAGAAAGGAAGATCATATGGTTCCATGATGATGGAAAGGCTGACAGGTTCGCCAGAAGGTCGAATTGATCATGTGCTTCAG GCGAAAACATTTCAACACCCATATTTATCTGCCCTGGGATCTCATAC CAACTACTGGCGAGATCATGATACTGCTCTCTTCATTCTCAAACATTTGTATCGTGATATACCTGAGGAAGCTCCAGCTGATGAAACTGAAAGGAGGCCTATTAGTCTATTTTATGTGAGGGATCCTATTGCTGAAGACACTCCTTTGACATTTTCAGATAGTTCTTTAGTTAAGGAGTTCTCCAGAAAGGTGAGAACTTATTCAAGAAAAATGGAGAGTGATGCGAACTGTGAAGCCTCCTGA